From Neisseria cinerea:
ACAAACCTTCCTCATTAGAAATCTTGCCGACCGCATAGGCATTAACCTCATGTTTTTGACGGGTGATATTTCCATTTTGTGTATTGTCCGTAATCTTTAATTCACTCTTTGCTTCCCCCAAGGTAGATATTTTCTTACCCGGTTTTGCTATTGCAGAACAACTGCTAACCACAACAGTCTCGGCACTCGCATCAAGATCATCAATACCGTACTGGAAAATCAATGCCTTTCCAGACTGACTAAAGCCCGGATATTTAATATCCGTGGATTCGGCAACGGGAATCAGTTTATCCAAATTACCCTTTTTCAAGGCAAAGAAGGGATTTTTCTCAGTTTTATCGGAAATAACGGCACTTGAAGGATTTACAGCCATATTAAAACAGCCGAAATTACCCGCCATTCTTGCATCGCGAACAATCAATGTTGCCGCATTACGCAAATCCTGCTGAGCAGAAAGACGCTCGCTTGCCGCATTATTTAATCTTCGGGATGTGAAGTAACTTGAACCGACTGCCATCAAAACAATCATACTGAGCAGGGCTGCGACCAGAAATTCAACAATGGTAAAACCTTTCATGCCACTATCACAACCATTTGGTATGACTAGTATTTTACGTTTCATTCCTGACCTCCGACCCTTGCCTGATAGGTATACACAATATTGTTACCATGGGTTTTCAGATTGGTAGAGTCAATGTCCGACTGTCCTTCCGAATCTTTTACCCACAATACCTTAATCAAGGTGTCTCCATTTGCTTTATTGTCACAATTTGAAGAAAAACCTTTGCCTGACAATGTCGGGGCGGCACCCGACGAATCCTTACAGACGGCATAATAAATATTGGCAGCATCCGGCAAGGCATTTTTCAGCTCATAACTAAATCTCTTCAATTGTGCCTCTGCCAACTGCTCCTTAGTTTTTATGGCATCAATCGTAAACTCACCATCATTGGCGGAGGAAACACCTTTCTTCATATAAAGCGTGTAGGCCTTTTTACCGCTATCCGAACCAATGGTCGGATTAATCAACATTCCTTCCATCAGGTTTTGGGTAATCTGGCTGACAATCGTTTGGGTTTCCGCTTCCCGAACAGAAGTAACCGTCCGCAACTGCACAGACAGCAACGCCAAAATACCGATGGTCAGAACGAACATGGCGACCAAGACTTCTATTAACGTCATACCCAACTGGGGATTTTTCAGACGGCAACAATCATTATTATTCATATTCATTTTTAAAACTGAAACAGTTATTTATACTGGCACATAGTACGCTGATCACCCCTAGGGCAAACTTCGACCCTGCCACTGCTGTCAATCAAGACTACGGCCGAACGGAATTTCTTATCGGCATCTGAAACTGCTCTCGCATCTGTCAGAACAATTTGAATATAACCGTCGGAATAAGAAAATCTGGATTTGCTTGTAAGATTCTGGTCGTCCGTATAACCGAACGTCCCGTTTTGATTGAATGTCCAAACTACACGGTCTGTAGCCGGCTTGGCTTTACCGAAAGCGACATGGTTGAAGGTGTAATTAATCCGCTTATCCTTGATATCATCATTCAATACCACACTGCGGATGGAAACATCTTTTGTATCCCCTCCGTATGCCTTATCGCCATTCTTATCGCCGAAAGCCAACATTCCCTGCTCCTTCTTACTGAAGTCACATTTATTGTTGGCCGTACCGTCTTTTTTAACCTGAACAGGACAGATATAGACAGGGACATTGAGCCGAACCGCCTCTCCCCTTGAAAAACGCAAGAGATTGGCAATCTGCTCCGCCTGACTTGCAACGCGACGCGATGCAATCCATTGACTCATACTGGGGAAAGCCATCATTGCCATAATGGTTGCAATAACCATCACAATGAGCAGCTCTATCAGCGTGAAACCTTGTTGTCTTCGTATATACATAAGCAATAACACGTTAACCGGTAATGTATTTTTCAATTATCTGCAGTCTGAATACAAAATGCCTCAAGACTGCATCTTTTATTTTATTAGGGAAATCCCTGTAAGGATTTTAAACTATTTTGCACGTATTCGCCCAATAAATTTTCATCCAGGCATTCAATCCCCTATCTCTTCAATGTCGGGAACATAGGCAGCATTGTCGAATTTGGTAAACTGCCCCATCCATGTCAGGAAAACTTTTCCGACCGGGCCGTTACGGTGTTTGCCGATAATACATTCCGCTAAACCTTTCATCTTCGATTCCTGATTATAATATTCGTCACGGTACATAAACATAATCAAGTCGGCATCCTGCTCGATAGCACCGGATTCGCGGAGGTCGGACATCATCGGGCGTTTGTCGGTACGCGATTCGACCGTCCTGCTCAACTGAGACAAAGCGATGATAGGAACCTGCAATTCTTTCGCCAACGCTTTAAGCGAACGTGAAATTTCTCCCAGCTCCGAAGCACGGTTGTCCGAACGCCCCGAACCCGACATCAGTTGCAGGTAGTCGATGACGATCAATCCCAATTTTCCGTTGAACTGACGTGCAAGACGGCGGGCACGGGCGCGCAGTTCGAGCGCAGTCAAGCCCGGTGTCTCATCGATATACATAGGTGCATCGGAAAGCTTGACGACGGCCTCGTTCAACCGTCCCCAATGTTCGTCCGCCAGCCTGCCTGTTTTTAAAATACTCTGATCAAGCCGTCCGACGGAACCGAGCATACGCATAACCAACTGCGCACCGCCCATCTCCATCGAGAAAACGGCAACCGGCAGCTTGCCTTCGATGGCGACATGTTCGGCAATATTGATGGAAAAGGCGGTTTTACCCATAGAAGGACGACCGGCGACAATAATCAAATCTCCCGGCTGCAGACCCGAGGTTTTTTTATCGAGGTCGATAAAGCCTGTTGACACGCCGGTAACTTCATCCGGGTTATCGCGTGAATAAAGCATGTCGATGCGCTCGACCACTTCTTTCAAAAGCTCAGGCATCTCGAGAAATCCCTGCTTGGATTTAGCCGTGCTTTCTGCAATTTGGAATACTTTGTTTTCCGCCTCATCCAAAAGCTGACCTGCATCCCTGCCTTGCGGATTGTAGGCGCTGCGGGCGATTTCCGTTCCCACTTCGGCAAGTTGGCGCATAATGGAACGCTCGCGCACGATTTCGGCATAGCGCCGGATGTTGGCGGCAGACGGAGTATTTTGCGCCAGGGAAATCAGATATTCGAATCCCCCTGCCGCTTCCAGCTCTTCGTTCCGCTGCAAATCCTCCTGAACCGTGATGACATCGGCAGGACGGCTCTCATTGATCAGTTTGGCAATGGATCGGAAAATCAGGCGGTGTTCATGCCGGTAAAAATCCTCTCCCGAAACCACATCGGCAATCCTGTCCCATGCCGGATTTTCCAGCATCAAACCGCCCAAAACAGACTGCTCCGCCTCCATTGAGTGCGGCGGAAGCGACAATGAGCCGATTCCTCCGTCTTCAGACGGCATGGCTGTGTAATCGTTCATGGTACATCCTATCTATTGTGCCGAAATTGCAATCTTCTATTATAGCGTAAAGCAGGTTCAATTGGTTTCCGCACCGCAAAACAGGTAGAATACACGGGCTGCCGGGTTATTTGCAGCAACACTGCCAAAATACAACATTTAAAACAATATTCAGGAGTACAAAATGGAACATAAGCTGCCGCAACTGCCTTATGAACTGGACGCATTGTCCCCGCATCTGAGCAAAGAGACTTTGGAGTTCCACTACGGCAAACACCATCAAACCTACATCACCAACCTGAACAATCAAATCAAAGGCACCGAATTTGAAAACCTGCCTTTGGAAGAAATTGTGAAAAAATCTTCAGGCGGCGTGTTCAACAACGCGGCCCAAACTTGGAATCACACTTTCTACTGGCTGGGTTTCACGCCCAAAGGTCAAGGCAAACCTTCCGGCGAACTGGCCGCCGCCATCGACGCCAAATGGGGCAGCTTCGAGAAATTCCAAGAAGCATTCTCCGCTTGCGCTGCCGGTACTTTCGGCTCCGGTTGGGCATGGCTGGTGAAAACCCCTGCCGGCGAATTGGATTTGGTTTCCACTTCCAACGCGGCAACTCCGCTGACTACTGAAAACACTCCGCTGCTGACCTGCGACGTGTGGGAACACGCCTATTACATCGACTACCGCAACAGCCGTCCCAACTACCTGAAAGGTTTCTGGGAAATCGTTAACTGGGACGAAGTCGCCAAACGCTTCGCCGCCTAACCCGCCGGCTTTGCCGAACCGAACAGATGCCGTCTGAAAGTTTTCAGACGGCATTTTTCAAAGGAGCGGCAAAATCTTAAAATACGACCCTTACGGTAAACCCGCAATACATTTAATGCCCGCAGGCGCAGCCTCCGTGATGCGCGTGCCTGCAACCCTGTGCAGCCTCATGCCATGCATCGTCGTCACCGTCAAATTCTTCCACTTCGTCAAACTCTCCGCGCTCGACCATGGCACACAACTCTTCAAGGCTTTCCGCCCCTTCTACCCAAAAACACGGAATATCGGGAGGCGTATCCGGCGCAAGCAATGCCGCCAAACCTTCATGCCACGCAATCCAATAACCGTTTGCCGTTTGAACGAACTGCGCATCCCGATGAACCGACTCTCCTTCCGTTCCGACGAGCATACGCTCCGCAATATTTTCCTGAAAAGGTAAAATCTCCATAATAATTCCTTACAACATATGGTTTGATATGAAAATAGGGCATTATTTTAGAATATACCGCCCATCTGATAAACTTCAAACGCCTTATAACAAAATTATCTTTGCGCCAAACCAATAATTCTTTCCTTTTTTCAGACGGCATCGTTAAAGTAGCCCTTCCTTTTTTCTATTTTCAGCATTATTTCATGTTATTACTCAAAACGCCCAGCGTACTGCCCGGCTTCAAAATCAGCCTCGGCCT
This genomic window contains:
- the dnaB gene encoding replicative DNA helicase, coding for MNDYTAMPSEDGGIGSLSLPPHSMEAEQSVLGGLMLENPAWDRIADVVSGEDFYRHEHRLIFRSIAKLINESRPADVITVQEDLQRNEELEAAGGFEYLISLAQNTPSAANIRRYAEIVRERSIMRQLAEVGTEIARSAYNPQGRDAGQLLDEAENKVFQIAESTAKSKQGFLEMPELLKEVVERIDMLYSRDNPDEVTGVSTGFIDLDKKTSGLQPGDLIIVAGRPSMGKTAFSINIAEHVAIEGKLPVAVFSMEMGGAQLVMRMLGSVGRLDQSILKTGRLADEHWGRLNEAVVKLSDAPMYIDETPGLTALELRARARRLARQFNGKLGLIVIDYLQLMSGSGRSDNRASELGEISRSLKALAKELQVPIIALSQLSRTVESRTDKRPMMSDLRESGAIEQDADLIMFMYRDEYYNQESKMKGLAECIIGKHRNGPVGKVFLTWMGQFTKFDNAAYVPDIEEIGD
- a CDS encoding PilW family protein, whose product is MKRKILVIPNGCDSGMKGFTIVEFLVAALLSMIVLMAVGSSYFTSRRLNNAASERLSAQQDLRNAATLIVRDARMAGNFGCFNMAVNPSSAVISDKTEKNPFFALKKGNLDKLIPVAESTDIKYPGFSQSGKALIFQYGIDDLDASAETVVVSSCSAIAKPGKKISTLGEAKSELKITDNTQNGNITRQKHEVNAYAVGKISNEEGLFRFQLKDNGQWGNPQLLVKKINKMDIRYIYVSDCSLVEGDGKVEKFKYTDTFDISQAAVTPAEVEILLNSGKLAASADNEVYAYRINATIRGGNVCANRTL
- the pilV gene encoding type IV pilus modification protein PilV, whose amino-acid sequence is MNNNDCCRLKNPQLGMTLIEVLVAMFVLTIGILALLSVQLRTVTSVREAETQTIVSQITQNLMEGMLINPTIGSDSGKKAYTLYMKKGVSSANDGEFTIDAIKTKEQLAEAQLKRFSYELKNALPDAANIYYAVCKDSSGAAPTLSGKGFSSNCDNKANGDTLIKVLWVKDSEGQSDIDSTNLKTHGNNIVYTYQARVGGQE
- a CDS encoding superoxide dismutase codes for the protein MEHKLPQLPYELDALSPHLSKETLEFHYGKHHQTYITNLNNQIKGTEFENLPLEEIVKKSSGGVFNNAAQTWNHTFYWLGFTPKGQGKPSGELAAAIDAKWGSFEKFQEAFSACAAGTFGSGWAWLVKTPAGELDLVSTSNAATPLTTENTPLLTCDVWEHAYYIDYRNSRPNYLKGFWEIVNWDEVAKRFAA
- a CDS encoding general secretion pathway protein GspG, producing MEILPFQENIAERMLVGTEGESVHRDAQFVQTANGYWIAWHEGLAALLAPDTPPDIPCFWVEGAESLEELCAMVERGEFDEVEEFDGDDDAWHEAAQGCRHAHHGGCACGH
- a CDS encoding GspH/FimT family pseudopilin, which encodes MYIRRQQGFTLIELLIVMVIATIMAMMAFPSMSQWIASRRVASQAEQIANLLRFSRGEAVRLNVPVYICPVQVKKDGTANNKCDFSKKEQGMLAFGDKNGDKAYGGDTKDVSIRSVVLNDDIKDKRINYTFNHVAFGKAKPATDRVVWTFNQNGTFGYTDDQNLTSKSRFSYSDGYIQIVLTDARAVSDADKKFRSAVVLIDSSGRVEVCPRGDQRTMCQYK